One Mangrovimonas cancribranchiae DNA segment encodes these proteins:
- a CDS encoding MG2 domain-containing protein, which produces MKYFTALLMIILFAHTTQAQDNYESLWKQVEDFDNKGLPKSALKIVEQIESQAKKEDNKPQQIKTLLFKSKYALILEEDAQLNIINDFKTEIINNDSATKAVLENMLATLYWQYFQKNRWKFYDRTKTSEKVDNTDFRTWDLQTLFEEISCYYQNSLSDSKQLQSITVHDFKSIITTAEGSKKLRPTLYDILAHNALSFYKTDENSISKPAYKFEIDNPELLTTASEFSKLNIVSKDTTSLQLNALKLYQNLTAYHLKRKSPEALVEVDLERLNFVYNNSTFTNKDKVLLKALDQNIAKYKGQAISGLYAFEKAKILKKQGHTYNAKTNEDNRWKLKEALAICNNYIFAYPKSRAAKKLEVLKEQILSEQLQITSETQSPINTHAKVLVRYKNINALNFKIYNASYSQIKAFNKIYREDKKRLFLNKLSTHKEFTSKLKNENDYQIHTTEVGIPQLNNGHYIITANVNNTEQTFAAKTIQVTNLAIVELTDDFQYRFQIINRNNGQPISGAKIVLTYQKNYNKTTFNETYTTDPQGFFNRSKQGNERLRNVNINVNCNNDTADFGEFYLYNYRNNNPENEIQHKGFLFTDRSIYRPGQTVYFKGINTIIKNGTTKINAGQAAKIRLKNVNDEVVSELLLKTNEYGSVSGEFILPNNGLTGSYSLDMFCGEYTYANISVEEYKRPKFETNFNPVSETFKVNDSVTVNGTAKAYAGSNISNAKVVYRVHRKVQFPRWYYWSRPWFNSEPQEIAFGETTTNDNGEFNITFLALPDQNVNKDNLPTFQYEVTADVTDINGETRSSTTFVNVGYHALTAKILVENTLDKSNNKHQLTIDTKNLNGEFVPAIGTIKMYKLNAPNRVLRPRPWESPDYQEIAKNEFLKKFPNEAYTNESDSKNWEKGELVFEESFNTENSKELLLGNIKKWESGKYLITLETEDKFGQSVKDQTRTTLYSTKDKTLADNQLFSITTDTSSYQPNDRVNVIIGSSAKNMVVTLAVEKDKRLVKTEIITLNNQKKTISIPVTKKDIGGFAVHYNYAFANSFGSGVKMIAVPYPKTDLEIETTTFRDKLQPGEKETWSFKVKGPKGEQVSAELLASMYDKSLDQFKPHSWNFTPLQQPIYNSYLRKNARLSFAINGFRVYNQNLLYANYPLQEYDELNWFGLHLGNRHQMLRGKVSGIAINEMVAEDAEMDEVVTTSFGVTRDTKITFRGDRSISSKNKALIVIDGKIASEEELQNLSSNQILKADTLKGANGAALYGSQGANGVLVITTKKTDLSLVQTRKNLQETAFFYPQLQTDKDGNVSFSFTTPEALTQWKLQLLGHTKTLESAITRLETVTQKELMVIPNTPRFLRHGDKIVISTKIANLSDKTLSGQAQLQLLDAVTGKVITETIISSSAIESFSIKQNGNTQIAWSLSIPENINAIQYKILAKAGDFSDGEQNALPVLSNRMLVTETLPMWIKSNETRTFTLDKLKTNTSTTLKHHKLTLEMTSNPAWYAVQALPYLMEYPYDCNEQTFSRYYANALASHIANSNPRIQEVFKQWASQDALISNLEKNEDLKNILIQETPWLRDAQSETEQKKRIALLFDLNKMNNELQNTLRKLKQNQMDNGAWAWFNGGRPNRFITQHIITGFGHLKRLNVIPTEQSDEESQMINKAIRYLDSKLVEEYNNLKKHNKNVDLSKDHLTYTQLHYLYMRSFFPEIEQSKEVKNISNYYLSQIQKYWLKRSLYSKGLMALITHRMNDDKTAESILKSLKENSITSEELGMYWKENSASWYWYQAPIETQALMIEVFSEVGTVFQSEVKNLETIDNLKIWLLKNKQTNKWETTKATTNAVYALLLQGSNWLSVTEAVDVLVGGKQIDPSKLDNVKVEAGTGYYKTAWNASEITPEMASVTLTKKSDGIAWGSLYWQYFEDLDNITSAETPLKLQKKLFKKTHTDTGEVITEITPETLLEVGDLVRVRIELRSDRDMEFIHMKDMRASGLEPVNVLSKYKWQDGLGYYESTKDASTNFFFDFLPKGVYVFEYDLRVNNAGNMSNGITTIQSMYAPEFSSHSEGVRISVKN; this is translated from the coding sequence ATGAAATATTTTACGGCACTTTTAATGATTATACTTTTTGCTCACACAACACAAGCTCAAGACAATTATGAGTCTCTCTGGAAACAAGTTGAAGATTTTGATAACAAAGGCCTACCAAAATCGGCTTTAAAAATTGTTGAGCAAATTGAAAGTCAGGCCAAAAAAGAGGATAATAAACCGCAGCAAATAAAAACTTTACTGTTTAAAAGTAAATATGCTTTAATTCTAGAAGAAGATGCACAACTGAATATTATAAACGATTTTAAAACCGAAATCATTAATAACGACTCAGCTACTAAAGCCGTGTTGGAAAACATGTTGGCTACCTTATATTGGCAATATTTTCAGAAAAATAGATGGAAATTTTACGACCGTACCAAAACTTCTGAAAAAGTTGATAACACCGATTTTAGAACTTGGGATTTGCAAACTTTATTCGAAGAAATTAGTTGCTATTACCAAAACTCGTTAAGTGATTCCAAACAGTTACAAAGTATAACTGTTCATGATTTTAAAAGTATTATCACAACAGCTGAAGGCTCGAAAAAACTCAGACCTACACTTTACGATATTTTAGCACATAACGCACTATCATTTTATAAAACCGATGAAAACAGCATTAGTAAACCTGCGTACAAATTTGAAATTGACAACCCTGAGCTTTTAACTACAGCTAGTGAGTTTTCAAAACTAAATATTGTTTCAAAAGACACCACATCTCTTCAACTTAACGCCTTAAAACTATATCAAAACCTTACAGCATATCATTTAAAAAGGAAATCACCAGAAGCCTTAGTTGAAGTGGACCTTGAACGCTTAAATTTTGTTTACAACAATAGTACATTCACAAATAAAGATAAGGTACTTTTAAAAGCCCTAGACCAGAATATAGCAAAGTACAAAGGGCAAGCTATTTCGGGTTTGTATGCGTTTGAAAAAGCTAAAATATTAAAGAAACAAGGACATACTTATAATGCAAAAACAAACGAAGATAATAGATGGAAGTTGAAGGAAGCCTTGGCAATTTGCAATAACTACATTTTTGCTTACCCGAAAAGTCGGGCCGCAAAAAAATTAGAAGTCCTTAAAGAACAAATTCTTAGCGAACAGCTTCAAATTACATCAGAAACGCAATCTCCTATTAATACGCATGCTAAAGTTTTAGTACGTTATAAGAATATAAATGCTTTAAATTTTAAAATCTACAACGCATCGTATTCGCAAATAAAGGCTTTTAATAAAATTTACCGAGAAGATAAAAAGCGTTTATTCCTCAATAAATTATCAACACACAAAGAATTTACAAGTAAATTAAAAAACGAAAACGATTACCAAATTCATACAACCGAAGTCGGTATTCCACAGCTTAACAATGGACATTATATTATTACAGCCAATGTAAATAATACCGAACAAACTTTTGCCGCAAAAACCATTCAAGTCACCAATCTTGCCATTGTAGAATTAACCGATGATTTTCAATATCGTTTTCAAATTATTAACCGTAATAATGGACAACCTATTAGTGGTGCTAAAATAGTATTAACGTATCAAAAAAATTATAACAAGACTACGTTTAACGAAACTTACACCACAGATCCTCAAGGTTTTTTCAATAGAAGTAAACAAGGTAATGAGCGATTAAGAAACGTTAATATTAATGTAAATTGCAACAATGATACAGCTGATTTTGGAGAGTTTTACTTGTATAACTACCGTAACAACAATCCAGAAAACGAAATCCAACACAAAGGTTTTTTGTTTACCGACAGAAGTATTTACAGACCTGGACAAACCGTATATTTTAAAGGAATAAACACCATTATAAAAAACGGAACGACCAAAATTAACGCAGGACAAGCCGCCAAAATCAGACTCAAAAATGTTAATGACGAAGTGGTTAGCGAACTACTTTTAAAAACCAACGAATATGGCTCGGTTTCAGGAGAATTCATTTTACCAAACAACGGCCTAACTGGAAGTTATAGTTTGGATATGTTTTGTGGCGAATATACTTATGCCAACATCTCTGTTGAAGAATACAAGCGCCCAAAATTTGAAACCAATTTCAATCCTGTAAGCGAAACCTTTAAAGTCAACGATTCTGTCACGGTAAACGGAACCGCAAAAGCTTATGCAGGAAGTAATATTTCCAACGCCAAAGTGGTCTATCGTGTACATAGAAAAGTACAGTTCCCAAGATGGTATTATTGGTCAAGACCTTGGTTTAACAGTGAGCCTCAAGAAATTGCCTTTGGCGAAACCACAACCAATGACAACGGGGAATTCAATATTACGTTCTTGGCACTTCCAGACCAGAATGTGAACAAAGATAACCTACCTACATTTCAATATGAAGTCACGGCAGATGTTACCGACATTAACGGTGAAACTAGAAGTAGCACAACCTTTGTCAATGTTGGCTATCACGCTTTGACAGCAAAAATCCTGGTTGAAAACACCTTGGACAAATCTAATAACAAGCATCAACTTACCATAGATACCAAAAACCTAAACGGTGAGTTTGTTCCTGCAATAGGAACCATAAAAATGTATAAATTAAACGCACCAAATCGTGTGCTTAGACCACGACCTTGGGAGTCACCAGATTACCAAGAAATTGCCAAAAATGAGTTTTTGAAAAAATTCCCTAACGAAGCCTATACCAATGAAAGTGATTCAAAAAATTGGGAAAAAGGCGAGTTGGTGTTTGAAGAATCTTTCAATACTGAAAATTCCAAGGAGCTGTTGTTGGGCAACATTAAAAAGTGGGAATCCGGCAAATATCTTATCACTTTGGAAACGGAGGACAAATTTGGGCAATCAGTAAAAGACCAAACTAGAACAACACTTTATAGTACTAAAGACAAAACCTTAGCCGATAATCAACTATTCAGTATTACAACCGATACATCAAGCTATCAACCTAATGATAGAGTAAATGTTATCATAGGATCTTCAGCTAAGAATATGGTGGTCACACTAGCCGTTGAAAAAGATAAACGTCTGGTTAAAACCGAAATTATCACACTCAATAATCAGAAAAAAACGATTAGTATTCCCGTGACTAAAAAAGATATCGGCGGATTTGCCGTGCATTATAATTATGCATTTGCTAATAGTTTTGGTTCTGGGGTTAAAATGATTGCTGTCCCCTACCCTAAAACCGATTTAGAAATTGAAACCACAACCTTTAGAGACAAGCTTCAACCAGGTGAAAAAGAAACGTGGAGTTTTAAGGTAAAAGGGCCTAAAGGTGAGCAAGTTTCAGCCGAATTATTGGCTAGTATGTACGACAAGTCGTTAGACCAATTTAAACCACATAGTTGGAATTTTACCCCATTACAACAACCTATTTACAATTCGTATTTACGTAAAAACGCCCGTTTAAGTTTTGCTATTAATGGCTTTAGAGTGTACAACCAAAATCTTTTGTATGCTAATTATCCACTACAAGAATATGATGAATTAAATTGGTTTGGATTACACTTAGGAAACCGACACCAGATGTTACGTGGTAAGGTTTCTGGTATTGCGATAAACGAAATGGTTGCTGAAGATGCTGAAATGGATGAAGTAGTTACTACATCATTTGGAGTTACAAGAGACACTAAAATAACTTTTAGAGGAGATCGATCTATATCAAGTAAAAATAAAGCACTAATCGTTATCGATGGCAAAATAGCTTCTGAAGAAGAACTACAAAATTTATCTTCCAATCAAATCCTAAAAGCAGATACTTTAAAAGGAGCTAATGGTGCCGCTCTTTATGGCTCACAAGGTGCTAATGGTGTGCTTGTCATAACAACTAAAAAAACTGATTTATCTCTAGTTCAAACTCGTAAAAACCTCCAAGAAACGGCCTTTTTCTATCCGCAGTTACAAACCGATAAAGATGGCAATGTAAGTTTTAGTTTTACAACACCAGAAGCTTTAACTCAATGGAAGTTACAACTTTTAGGGCATACCAAAACACTGGAAAGTGCAATAACCCGTTTGGAAACCGTGACACAAAAAGAACTTATGGTCATACCAAACACACCTCGGTTTTTACGTCACGGCGACAAGATTGTTATTAGCACCAAAATCGCCAATCTGTCCGATAAAACTTTATCTGGGCAAGCGCAATTGCAATTACTTGATGCTGTAACTGGAAAAGTCATTACCGAGACGATAATTAGTTCGAGTGCTATTGAAAGCTTTTCTATAAAACAAAACGGCAACACTCAAATTGCTTGGAGTTTGTCAATCCCAGAAAATATCAATGCCATTCAATATAAAATTCTGGCCAAAGCTGGCGATTTTAGTGATGGCGAACAAAACGCATTACCTGTTTTATCTAACAGAATGTTAGTTACTGAAACGTTGCCGATGTGGATAAAAAGCAACGAAACCAGAACGTTTACGTTAGACAAATTAAAAACCAATACCTCAACCACCTTAAAACATCATAAATTAACTCTGGAAATGACTTCCAATCCGGCTTGGTATGCCGTTCAAGCCTTGCCATACTTAATGGAGTATCCGTATGATTGCAACGAGCAAACGTTTAGCCGATATTACGCTAATGCCTTGGCGAGTCATATTGCCAACAGTAATCCGAGAATTCAGGAGGTGTTTAAGCAATGGGCTTCTCAAGATGCACTTATTAGTAATCTGGAAAAGAATGAAGACTTAAAAAACATTCTTATTCAAGAAACACCTTGGTTACGCGACGCACAAAGTGAAACCGAACAAAAAAAGCGCATTGCCTTGTTGTTTGACCTCAACAAAATGAACAACGAACTACAAAACACCTTACGTAAGCTCAAACAAAATCAAATGGATAATGGCGCTTGGGCATGGTTTAATGGCGGACGACCAAACCGTTTTATTACGCAACACATCATCACTGGATTTGGGCATTTAAAACGCCTCAATGTTATTCCGACAGAGCAAAGCGACGAGGAATCTCAAATGATAAACAAAGCTATTAGGTATCTCGATTCAAAACTTGTTGAAGAATACAATAACCTTAAAAAACACAATAAAAATGTCGATTTAAGCAAAGATCATTTGACTTATACACAACTGCATTACTTGTATATGCGTAGCTTTTTTCCAGAAATCGAACAATCCAAAGAAGTCAAAAATATTTCCAATTATTATCTATCGCAAATTCAGAAATATTGGTTAAAACGATCGTTGTATTCAAAAGGATTAATGGCGTTGATAACCCATAGAATGAATGATGATAAAACAGCCGAAAGCATTTTAAAATCACTCAAAGAAAACAGCATCACTTCAGAGGAATTAGGTATGTATTGGAAAGAAAACTCGGCATCTTGGTATTGGTATCAAGCGCCTATTGAAACCCAAGCCTTGATGATTGAAGTATTTTCTGAAGTTGGTACGGTTTTTCAAAGTGAAGTAAAAAACCTTGAAACCATCGACAACCTAAAAATATGGTTGCTTAAAAACAAGCAAACCAACAAATGGGAAACCACCAAAGCCACAACCAATGCTGTATATGCGCTGTTACTTCAAGGTAGCAATTGGTTATCTGTTACCGAAGCTGTTGATGTTTTGGTTGGCGGAAAACAAATCGATCCTTCAAAATTGGACAATGTAAAAGTGGAAGCCGGAACAGGCTATTATAAAACCGCTTGGAATGCTTCAGAAATTACACCAGAAATGGCTAGTGTAACCCTAACCAAAAAAAGCGATGGTATTGCTTGGGGAAGTTTGTACTGGCAATATTTTGAAGATTTAGACAACATTACTTCTGCTGAAACACCTTTAAAACTTCAGAAGAAATTATTCAAAAAAACGCATACAGATACTGGTGAAGTGATTACCGAAATCACACCTGAAACGCTACTTGAAGTTGGCGATTTAGTTCGTGTACGTATTGAATTACGAAGCGATCGTGATATGGAGTTTATTCATATGAAGGATATGCGCGCTTCTGGATTAGAACCTGTAAATGTACTCTCAAAATACAAATGGCAGGATGGATTAGGATATTACGAAAGCACCAAAGATGCAAGCACCAACTTCTTTTTCGACTTTCTACCAAAAGGCGTTTATGTGTTTGAGTACGATTTACGTGTTAACAACGCTGGTAATATGAGTAATGGCATTACCACGATACAAAGTATGTACGCGCCAGAGTTTAGCAGCCATAGCGAAGGGGTTAGAATTTCAGTTAAAAACTAA
- the murC gene encoding Mur ligase family protein → MNVHFIAIGGAAMHNLAIALHNKGYQVTGSDDTIFDPSKSRLEAKGLLPEQFGWFPEKITKTLDAIVLGMHAKADNPELLKAQELGLKIYSYPEFLYEQSKDKTRVVIGGSHGKTTITSMILHVMNYHDRDVDFMVGAQLDGFDVMVKLTEDNDFIVLEGDEYLSSPIDRRPKFHLYKPNIALLSGIAWDHINVFPTYENYVEQFKIFVDSIVQGGSINYNEEDNEVKRVVEASENPIRKIGYHTPEYTIENGETLLDTPEGPMPIEIFGAHNLNNLAGAKWICQHMGIDEDDFYEAISTFKGASKRLEKIAETSTSVAYKDFAHSPSKVKATTTALKEQYPNRTLLACLELHTYSSLNAEFIKEYKGALDAADVAVVFYSPHAVEIKKLDAVTHEQIAQAFDRDDLIIYTNPDDFKSYLFSQDFNNKALLLMSSGNYGGLDFDEVEGLIK, encoded by the coding sequence ATGAATGTACATTTTATCGCTATTGGTGGTGCAGCTATGCATAATCTAGCCATAGCATTGCACAATAAAGGGTATCAAGTAACCGGAAGCGACGACACGATTTTCGATCCGTCAAAATCGCGATTAGAAGCTAAAGGATTATTACCCGAACAATTTGGATGGTTTCCAGAGAAAATCACCAAAACCCTTGATGCTATTGTATTAGGAATGCACGCTAAAGCCGATAACCCCGAGCTGTTAAAAGCCCAAGAGTTAGGATTGAAAATTTATAGCTATCCAGAGTTTTTATACGAACAATCTAAAGATAAAACACGTGTAGTTATTGGGGGAAGCCATGGAAAAACCACTATAACATCAATGATTTTACATGTTATGAACTATCATGATCGCGATGTCGACTTTATGGTTGGTGCACAATTGGACGGTTTTGATGTGATGGTAAAACTCACCGAGGACAATGATTTTATCGTTTTGGAAGGTGATGAGTATTTAAGCTCACCTATAGATAGACGCCCAAAATTTCATTTATACAAACCAAACATCGCTTTATTAAGTGGTATTGCTTGGGATCATATTAATGTATTTCCAACTTATGAAAACTATGTAGAGCAATTTAAAATTTTTGTCGATAGTATTGTGCAAGGCGGAAGTATTAATTATAACGAGGAAGATAATGAGGTAAAACGTGTTGTAGAAGCTAGCGAAAACCCTATACGAAAAATAGGATATCATACCCCAGAATATACCATAGAAAACGGTGAAACACTTTTAGACACGCCAGAAGGACCAATGCCTATTGAAATTTTTGGTGCTCATAATTTAAATAATCTGGCTGGCGCTAAATGGATTTGCCAACATATGGGCATTGATGAAGACGATTTTTATGAAGCTATTTCTACATTTAAAGGCGCTAGTAAACGTTTGGAAAAAATAGCAGAAACATCAACAAGTGTAGCTTATAAGGATTTTGCGCACTCGCCCAGCAAGGTAAAAGCAACTACAACAGCTTTAAAAGAGCAATATCCCAACCGAACTCTATTGGCTTGTTTGGAATTACATACTTATAGTAGTTTAAATGCCGAATTTATAAAGGAATATAAAGGTGCCTTAGATGCAGCCGATGTTGCCGTAGTGTTTTATTCACCACATGCTGTTGAGATTAAGAAACTTGATGCTGTTACCCATGAGCAAATAGCGCAAGCTTTTGATCGTGATGACTTGATTATTTATACCAACCCAGA